Below is a genomic region from Nilaparvata lugens isolate BPH chromosome 8, ASM1435652v1, whole genome shotgun sequence.
ctatttattttctaGGTTTTAGTAATTTGTATGAATCCTACTGGAATTATAGATGATTTCCACCGCCTCCGACACTACTTAATGCTTGTTTTGAGCGCAGCAAaatgttttcaacattttttggcAGCTTTCTTTGATTTTTATACTGAGTGGGAAACTTttgttgaaaacaaaaatttctacAAGTTGAGGACATTGTTAAAGACTTAGTTGACAACACTGTAGTAGCCTACACTTAGTTTAAAGATGAGTTTACAGAAAAGTTGTTAACAAATCGTCTTCTACAAAAAAGTTGTCAGGGAACAAGTTGCtgttattgaatattaaaacAACAGAAGTTGTCAAATTTTTGCTCAAAGAGCGTAGTCAGTGTAGACTTTTATAGAGGGTGAACGGGTTGTTGCCAACTATGTTAGTGCCAAGTCACACTGAGTGGGTATACAGCATTTTGCTAACAACAAGTTAACAAAATGTtgtgtttattcaattacaCCATAGCATTGAAATTGGCCTCTCACGGTAACCAGCTATTTTATCTTTTGGGCTGAACGGTGATGTCAACTTTTTTGTAGAATCTAACCTGTTTgcttttgtaacattttcaggcaaactcaatttgaatttcatgatATTTAAGCCGTGTTCACAACAGAGTTTTTAACAATTTGTTACCAATTTCTAAAATATCATTTTGTTGCCAACTATCTCTATTGTTTGCCCACTATTTGTTTAAATAGTTTATCACTTTTTCCCACATTGAGTGGGGAaaatatgtttattgaaaacaGGGATGTCAACAAAATGTTGCTGTGCTTTCCAAGAAATTGGCAACAAACTGTGCAATTTGTTGAAAACTCATTTGATAACTCTGTTGTAAActgtaaacaaatatttttctgcAAATAGTTTTCGATTTTTTCCCACAGGGCGTAGTTGACGGGAAACAAAATTTTGTTGGAAACTaggataattatattattctattgtaGAGTAGAATCATATTTTCTGTATTCTGCGATACTATATACTGTACGATTTTTTCAGGGAACCAGAAGGGGTGCCTTCAACTGCGATGAGAGAAATATCTTTGCTTAAAGAGCTTCAGCATCCCAATATTGTGAGCCTGTACGATGTAGTCCATGTCGAGCACAAGTTATATCTGGTGTTTGAGTTCCTTCTCAAAGACTTGAAAAAGTTCATGGATAATTGCGAAGAGGATCTCCCTTTGAAACTTGTCAaggtttgtattataaatattaatacgTTATTGTTAAGCTGCATCAGAGAAAACCTATACTTGCTAACATTGTTAGCCATTCTATGGTTGCGTTTAcaaagttgtcaacaaaatgtaGTCTACAAATAGTTTTAAACAAAAGTTGCCAAAAAGTTTAAACAAAATGTACACAAATAGTTTTCTActaaaaagttgtcaatttcTTTCTAGAAAACTAGTTTCTGTTCTCAAATGTAGAGCAACAAAGTGGAAATCTTGTCACCAAAGAATTGGTCTGGAGAGCGTAGTTGACGTGATCTTGTAGTGGAGGAAGATTTTTTTGACAATCAATGTTTTTCATAGACCTACTGAGTACTGATTAGGATTCAAAGATTTTGCCGAAAACAAGGATTTACACAAGTTCACGACAGAATGCTAAATTGGCAACTAGTTGCCGCAATTTCTTGAAAACTTTGTTGACAACTCTTATGTAAGATGCGTTCACAACAAAGTTGTCAAAAAAATGTTGTACAATTTGTCAATTCAAAACTTAcaacaattcaatttttatgttgaatttaaaaatttctGAGCTTATTTTGTTGGCAAAAGGATTCCCACAAGTTGACGACAAAATGTTGCTGTCTTTTTTAAGAAATTGGCAACAAATTGCCGTAATTTGTTGAAACTCAGATAACAACTCTGGTATAAACGCGGCTTTAAATTCAACAGTTAACACAATTCAATTCGTATTAAAACTTGGTTTCAATGATTCATAAAACGGCGTGCTGTCAATTATTTAAGTTAATAAGCAATTCACTTCAcctactgactggagtacttttgAATGGCAAGCGTCCATTTTCACTGTTGGGAATGTTCATTTACTCAAATAATTTCTGCACGCTGTTGTATGAAACATTAAAACCGTAGTCAATAAtgaatcaagaaaccatcatcttCAATTTGTATGTTGAATTTTGCAATTTCAGATCTACAAGTTGTTAACTTTTTTACCAAGAGAGCGTTGGAGGGGTCAGTTTGGAACATTTTGTTGGCAACTTTTCCAGTGCTCCCACACTGAGTGGGAAGtacatttttgttgaaaacaatGATCTCCACAAGTTGTCGACAAAATGTCGCCGTTATTTTTTAAGAATCTCGGCTTAAACGGAGTTagatcagctgttcgtttaatcccttatgaaacacattatgttaaatgcaaccatatctacaaataaacgtggtttagcgttaaacgagGATGCTGCTTAATATGCCACTTAAATTCTCAGTTACCCTGCAAATTATAATCACCGAGTTGGAAATATCAAGATTCTATACGATACCATGCATACTGAATTATGTCGATATCACATGACAGAATTAGTGGGAAACaaatttctgttgaaaacaagGATTTCCACGAGTTTACGGCAAAATGTTTCTGTATTTTCTAAGAAGTTGGCAACATATTGTCgcaatttgttgaaaactttgGTTTAAATGCAGCTAGATGCGTTTACAAcaaagttgtcaacaaaatgttataTACAAATAGTTTTATACAAAAGTCGTAAACAAAATGTTGTACACAAACAGTTTTATACTAAAAATGTGTCAATTTTTTGTAGAAAACAAGTTTTTGTTCTCAAATGTAGAGTAAGAAAGTGGAAATCTTTTCGCCAAAGAATTGGTATATAGAGCGTAGTCGGAGCGGCAATTCATAGTTATAAATACTTTCGAGGTTATGACTTCTGATTCACTAAACTTGAAACACTGACTTGACTTTACTTCTTTAAAATCACCCAAACGttgaaaaaaacttgaattcaagtaaaccTGACCAATGTAAACCCCACTTTAGCACAATTCTATCTCATTTGTACGTTTAATTTTGCAATTTCAGAGCTACATGAAACAACTGCTGTCGGGCATCTATTTCTGTCACACACGGCGCATCCTGCACAGAGACCTGAAGCCACAAAACCTGCTGCTGGACGCACATGGCAACATAAAACTGGCCGACTTTGGGCTGGCGCGCACTTTCGGCATTCCTCTGCGATCGTTCACACACGAGGTAGTCACCCTGTGGTACCGCGCGCCTGAGATACTACTCGGAGCAAGTGTGTACACGGCCTCGCTCGATTTGTGGAGTTTGGCAACCATTTTCGCCGAAATGGTGAGCGATTCTTTGTTTTGCTCATTAGCTGAGTTGCTCTTAGCGCAATGTTGTTGATTAACCCATTAACCCTTGTGTAGTCGCGTGGGGTGTTCAAAACATCCCAGTTTtgtaaatttcattcattttcgaTGTGGTGGTTAGCTAGCTAGCTCTTTGTCTCAGTACCTTCAAACTACACCTTTTTCAACTGTTGAaaaagaaagtatcaattgtaattgagaattatCATTTGTATTTAAGAAAATGCCAGAAGTAAATAAGAAtagtcaatattgtatttgagaagtcattacttgtaattgagaatagtgaatttcatttgagaaagtatcatttcaatttgagaacatacgacttgacgagaagttgtcagttgtaattaagaaatgatttttaaaaaacCAGTACTTccagtaggcctacttacatttttcataactgtactcatataagataatattataatatatttcatattccaataaaacgtttagtttccgaaaaaaattcaagctccaaaatccattgaagaattgccgaattgtttgatcaagagattcaattgattaatGATAAAGTacaattcacaaaatgtttgtaCACAAAAGTcacgttgccaatacatacatagaaatgatactcattaatcattcgttaGCAGTACAGAGAAAATACTTTCACATTaaataagaagactaagaaattgacaaaaaccacagatttattgaaagttagaaagaccggtttcggttgttacaccattgtcaatctctgataaactaatgAGTCTGAGTGtatcagagattgaaaatggtgtaacaaccgaaaccgatctttctaactttcaataaatctgtggcttttgacaatttcttagtcttcttaccacaatatcaacttctcaactaaacaaaaagtggaaatactttcaccattgaaaatattaatttgcccccatgcaaagcctatggtagtaattggaatactgtgtatgtagtacagtatccttccCTGCGCAAATCAAatctgtactgtaggctacagaagagtcacgaaatgtcaattggaaaattttcaattgatatcttctcatttacatttgacggtttctcaaatacaattcactgcTCTCAATTACAcgtgatgacttcccaaatacaattgactattctcatctacatctgacattctctcaattataagtgactattctcaaatacaattattaatactttctcaaatacagttggaaaaggtgtaccgtatatatatattgattagTAGGACTATGTTatgtttgaagggacggattcaaggatgcaaaggttcaaagaacctcacacgtcaaccgaagctgattgtgtgtcccaagtacgttgttgggcaaaccaatacctgtgtcctttacaagatccaGAAGATATTTCCTTATACTAACATCccacctggttgcttgcagccatACAGAGCCTTTCTCCTTGCCCCTGGTCTCTCGCAATCCTTTATGATTGCTGGCCATgatttttctatgaatttaactgcgaagaaaaattttgatgatctaaaaaatattgaatgaaaaagactaagaaattgtcaaaaacaacagatttattgatacttagtgacagaatccaaggtcagggcagtggactgtgaatgatagttggtataaatacctacaaataaatctttgaattctgtgcataaaaatactgatagcttgaagtgtggtaagtacgccaataaaagactaaatgaatcaacaagataagatttaataataataagataataataggcagatggccacatacaaaaaacaattgtaagaaGACTGAGTTGaaaaatcttgggaaaattacaacatgtgataaaacgttagagaaatacaaaatttaaatgagattaggtcaatgacattaatgaccattgaagcctgacaataatcgaaaaggtaatattaatgatacctgaattgcgaatatagattgagtgctataatgaaagttattgctgcaaagttcaatcttaatgatttacaaaaggaataataaatgacaataagctgtaaatagtgctcaacaagtagaatacataaaaatatatgcggcataggccttcagtgatttgaatgtcaagatagacatcgacaaaacaattaataggcgtcactggccttaaaatatcacttaagagctaagggtagctaataaatacaatgtaaagattgtccaggttaaatacaggcgacatgggccttcaatgaattgaatgtcaagatagacatcaattagaacgattaataggcgtcggtggcctcagtgaattgaatgtcaagatagacatcaatagaacgataaataggcgtcagtggccttagattgacacttaagagctaagggtagctaataaatacaatgtaaagattgtccaggttaaatacaggcgacatgggccttcaatgaattgaatgtcaagatagacatcaattagaacgattaataggcgtcggtggcctcagtgaattgaatgtcaagatagacatcaatagaacgatatataggcgtcagtggccttagattgacacttaagagctaagggtagctaataaatacaatgtaaagattgtccaggttaaatacaggcgacatgggccttcaatgaattgaatgtcaagatagacatcaattagaacgattaataggcgtcggtggcctcagtgaattgaatatcaAGATAGATATCAATAGAACGataaataggcgtcagtggccttagattgacacttaagagctaagggtagctaataaatacaatgtaaagattgtccaggttaaatacaggcgacatgggccttcaatgaattgaatgtcaagatagacatcaattagaacgattaataggcgtcggtggcctcagtgaattgaatgtcaagatagacatcaatagaacgataaataggcgtcagtggccttagattgacacttaagagctaagggtagctaataaatacaatgtaaagattgtccaggttaaatacaggcgacatgggccttcaatgaattgaatgtcaagatagacatcaattagaacgattaataggcgtcagtggcctcagtgaattgaatgtcaagatagacatcaatagaacgataAATAGATTTTCAGTTGAAGCAAACCATGCAATTAAGTACTTACTAAAACCTattattgatattcattttttttagaatCTCGTACGGTAGTTGATTCTCTAATCAATAGCTTATTCCCTTTTTATTGTTACTCagtgaattttatttctatataatatGCTCGTTCCAGCACTCAAACCAAATGTATCTATTCTACATTCCTTCCTCAAACCTTTGGTTTTGCTGGCAATGCTTGTAAGATTATTCTGGAAAaatcttgtatttatatttacatCAAGAGTTATTTcttgtaaattattttgtatcattgcaattgaaacttcatttgataatacaatatttattataaagtttgtgtaaaataagcttagacttggccctccatccgaagaaattacagggttgccaaaatacgatcttccgactacttttgccaattggaaaaataatttcaattatttctgagaaactttctcgctttcaccacctacacACTTCTCGCCACCTTCTCGCTTTCACCCTTTTGGAACAAAAacgtttctagcatgtcgaaaatttcatgttttctgctcgaaatgtctcgacattaacataatcattaattaaaaaataactataagtcggatataaattatccagacaccaacagaaaggagacattctccccgttaattttatataaaattattacgcattacgacgccccatgattctgagagaagtgatattcaaaagaaaaacaaatcttcgcgatgtttccaattttatcataaaagttaaatttccttttaacccttcaaccctgaagcttttttagtactactaggatatcggggatgatatttcacatccaattctgacgttgaattggaaatttgagaaagttgcaatttcacacgatttggcaaccctgtaatttcttgggATGGAAGTCCAAGTCTCattttattttacacaaactatagtcGAATCGCAAGCCTCTATTTTCTGGATTATTTGTATCACTGAAATTAAATCATGATTTGATTTGGTAATTTACAGTCGAATCGCAAGCCTCTTTTTCCTGGAGACTCCGAGATCGATCAGATATTCAGGATATTCAGAACGATGGGCACTCCTGATGAAACGACTTGGCCCGGAGTATCAAAGCTCAAGGATTACAAGCCGCTATTCCCCCGGTGGGACGCCCAGCAAATCCCCAAAATTGTTCCAAAACTCGACGAATATGGACGAGATTTATTCATGGTCAGTAGTATATTTTAGTCAGTATTTCATTCTtccttattcaatttattaacaGAGTCACGAATCACAGtagttctatatatataaatacaaattagaAATCCAAgaacctttttaaaattgttcaatcacgacatATTTCGGctaattttaaaagggtacttaggtgtctattttttatttatatttaagagCAACCCTAAAGAAGAAAAGACA
It encodes:
- the LOC111064258 gene encoding cyclin-dependent kinase 2-like; the encoded protein is MQVNKSKMDPLEDSTFPFKTVEKVGEGTYGVVYKALNKKTGQMVALKKIRLEGEPEGVPSTAMREISLLKELQHPNIVSLYDVVHVEHKLYLVFEFLLKDLKKFMDNCEEDLPLKLVKSYMKQLLSGIYFCHTRRILHRDLKPQNLLLDAHGNIKLADFGLARTFGIPLRSFTHEVVTLWYRAPEILLGASVYTASLDLWSLATIFAEMSNRKPLFPGDSEIDQIFRIFRTMGTPDETTWPGVSKLKDYKPLFPRWDAQQIPKIVPKLDEYGRDLFMKMIKYDPNQRISAKSALAHPFFDNCEKCPPTIVKTKPGCFKNP